A genome region from Fodinibius salicampi includes the following:
- a CDS encoding TRAP transporter small permease, translating into MRKQIDRLVRGTLVFLMGFMLFNVVWQVISRYIIGSPSTFTEELARFLLIWICLLGGAYAAGKKMHLSINLLPNRLSKEGKRKLSIFTFSIVILFALLVMVIGGGRLVQISYVLGQSSSALNIPLAYIYIVLPLSGLLIIYYKVIEIKQLFKTDLTPQKTDSQ; encoded by the coding sequence ATGCGAAAACAAATTGATCGACTGGTACGAGGTACGTTGGTTTTTCTAATGGGCTTTATGCTCTTTAATGTTGTTTGGCAAGTTATCAGCCGATATATCATCGGCAGCCCCAGCACTTTTACCGAAGAGCTGGCCCGATTCCTGCTTATTTGGATCTGCCTGTTAGGAGGAGCGTACGCCGCAGGTAAAAAAATGCATCTATCAATCAATCTTTTACCCAATAGACTAAGCAAAGAGGGCAAGCGAAAACTTTCAATCTTTACCTTCTCTATCGTCATTCTCTTTGCTTTACTGGTGATGGTAATAGGAGGAGGACGATTAGTCCAAATAAGCTATGTTTTAGGACAGAGCTCCTCGGCCCTAAACATTCCCCTCGCTTATATATATATCGTGCTTCCATTAAGTGGATTGTTGATTATCTATTACAAAGTAATTGAGATAAAGCAACTATTTAAAACGGATCTAACTCCCCAAAAAACAGATTCCCAATAA
- a CDS encoding TRAP transporter large permease, translating to MDYLEIIILVLSFVVLLGLGVPIAWTLGISGIVTLLLNVESISAFTTIAQQMATGLNSFTLLAIPFFILAGEVMNRGGIAKRLIDFAKTLVGSLPGGLAYVNIFAAMMFGAIAGSAVAAASAIGSILGPRMEEEGYTKEFSAAVNITSSTTGLIIPPSNILIIYSLASGGVSIAALFVAGYIPGILTGLLLMGVAAFWAKRKNFAVGERSNLSEVFSTFIKAFPSLLLLIIVIGGIIAGIFTATEAAAIAVVYTLILGFVYREVTVKNLPDILMSSVNTTAIVMLLIATSISMSWVMSFENIPQDISAALLAMSDSKIVILLMINFILLFVGTFMDMTPAVLIFTPIFLPIVTELGIDPLHFGIMMVLNLSIGLCTPPVGTILFVGVGVAGTTIEKVIKPLLPLFLAMIIALLLITFFPQLTLWLPEVFGL from the coding sequence ATGGATTACTTAGAAATTATTATACTGGTATTAAGCTTTGTCGTTTTATTGGGGCTTGGGGTTCCTATTGCCTGGACATTGGGTATTTCAGGTATCGTTACCCTCCTATTAAATGTGGAATCAATCTCGGCTTTTACCACCATAGCCCAACAGATGGCTACCGGGCTAAACAGTTTTACCCTGCTTGCCATCCCCTTCTTTATACTGGCCGGAGAAGTAATGAATCGTGGAGGCATTGCTAAACGACTGATTGATTTCGCTAAAACCCTGGTGGGTTCTCTGCCTGGGGGGCTTGCATACGTAAATATCTTTGCAGCTATGATGTTTGGAGCCATAGCCGGTTCAGCCGTAGCAGCAGCTTCTGCTATCGGTTCAATTCTGGGGCCGCGCATGGAAGAGGAAGGATATACAAAAGAATTTTCGGCAGCGGTTAATATTACCTCATCCACCACGGGCCTTATTATTCCGCCATCAAATATTCTTATTATCTATTCTTTAGCCAGTGGTGGTGTATCCATTGCTGCGCTTTTCGTAGCCGGTTATATTCCCGGAATCTTAACCGGTCTCCTCTTGATGGGAGTAGCTGCTTTTTGGGCTAAGCGTAAAAATTTTGCGGTTGGCGAACGAAGCAACCTTTCTGAAGTTTTTAGTACATTTATAAAGGCATTTCCAAGCCTCCTTCTGCTTATTATTGTTATCGGAGGAATTATAGCCGGTATTTTTACTGCTACTGAGGCGGCAGCAATAGCCGTTGTATATACCCTTATCCTGGGTTTCGTTTACCGGGAAGTTACTGTTAAAAACTTACCCGATATTCTAATGAGTTCGGTTAACACTACCGCTATCGTAATGCTACTCATAGCCACTTCCATTAGCATGTCGTGGGTTATGTCTTTCGAAAATATTCCCCAGGATATCAGTGCCGCTTTGTTGGCAATGAGTGACAGTAAAATTGTTATTTTACTTATGATTAACTTTATTCTTCTCTTTGTGGGGACCTTTATGGATATGACCCCGGCGGTACTCATATTCACCCCGATTTTTCTGCCCATTGTAACCGAACTCGGGATCGATCCCCTGCATTTTGGTATTATGATGGTTTTAAACCTGTCAATAGGGTTATGTACTCCACCTGTAGGGACAATCCTATTCGTTGGTGTTGGAGTCGCCGGAACTACCATAGAAAAAGTTATCAAGCCATTACTTCCCCTATTTCTTGCCATGATCATTGCTTTATTACTGATCACCTTTTTCCCTCAATTAACACTCTGGCTTCCAGAAGTATTTGGCCTCTAA
- a CDS encoding TRAP transporter substrate-binding protein, whose protein sequence is MNIIKSLSLAFIGIFLLGILSSCEEITDVRTLKLAHSLDVTHPVHKGMVRMAELINQKSDGKLQVQIYPSQQLGSERELLELLQIGSLDVTKVSGAVLENFVPQTRVFSLPYLFRDKQHYFNVLDGEIGQELLLAGEKYWLRGLTYYDAGQRSFYTQDRPIRTPEDLEGLKIRVQESPMAVNMINTLGGSPTPISWGELYTALQQGIVDGAENNPPSFQSSRHYEVSNYFSLDEHTAIPDVLLISTETWDDLTDQQQRWIQTAADSSKKYQRKIWAEAEEEALKTVQEAGVEVIRPDKEPFQEKAQTIYEEFKESEPEFYKLIQRIQNVK, encoded by the coding sequence ATGAATATAATCAAAAGTCTATCCCTCGCTTTTATCGGTATCTTTCTTCTAGGGATACTTTCAAGTTGCGAAGAAATAACGGATGTTAGGACCCTTAAGCTAGCTCATAGCCTGGATGTCACGCATCCAGTCCATAAAGGAATGGTTCGCATGGCTGAGTTAATTAATCAAAAATCAGATGGGAAACTTCAGGTCCAAATTTATCCGAGTCAACAGCTTGGATCTGAACGCGAACTTCTGGAACTTCTCCAGATAGGGAGCTTAGATGTTACTAAGGTTTCCGGTGCCGTTCTCGAAAATTTTGTCCCTCAAACAAGGGTTTTCAGCCTTCCATACCTGTTTCGAGACAAACAACACTATTTTAACGTTTTAGATGGTGAAATAGGTCAGGAGCTATTACTTGCCGGTGAAAAGTACTGGCTCAGGGGCTTAACTTATTATGATGCCGGACAGCGAAGCTTTTATACTCAGGACCGGCCTATCAGGACTCCTGAAGATCTTGAAGGATTAAAGATAAGAGTACAGGAAAGTCCCATGGCCGTCAATATGATTAATACGCTCGGCGGTTCTCCAACACCTATTTCATGGGGGGAGCTTTATACGGCTCTTCAACAGGGAATTGTAGATGGGGCTGAAAACAACCCGCCAAGCTTTCAAAGTTCACGCCATTATGAAGTTTCCAATTATTTTAGCCTTGATGAACATACAGCCATCCCTGATGTCCTGCTTATCAGTACAGAAACATGGGATGATTTAACCGACCAACAGCAAAGATGGATTCAAACAGCTGCGGACAGTTCAAAAAAATATCAGCGGAAAATATGGGCTGAGGCCGAAGAAGAAGCATTAAAGACCGTACAGGAAGCCGGGGTCGAAGTTATCCGTCCCGATAAAGAACCCTTTCAGGAAAAAGCTCAAACCATTTACGAAGAATTTAAAGAAAGCGAACCAGAATTCTACAAACTAATCCAACGGATTCAAAACGTAAAATAA
- a CDS encoding HAD hydrolase family protein — MIKLFITDLDGCISTPFKKPDWNVLSEIRRINEQHVDDMAVPPLSICSGRPQPYVEAVAQWLGIRHPVSFESAGIFHIDKSEIEFLPVFNRKAEKQVHELKQWLKDEIIADYSGMMLEFTKRMDAGIIHAEKEVIDEAYPKITSYISDRYPLFEAHKTDVSVNVILSDNNKRNGVLTLCERFGIKPEEAAYIGDSSGDIPALEVVGRPFAPSNAADVVKDHAEVLDLEVTEAVLKAYRLIIRENREVLSEKLSG, encoded by the coding sequence ATGATCAAACTTTTTATTACCGACCTTGACGGTTGTATTTCTACGCCTTTTAAAAAGCCCGATTGGAATGTACTTTCGGAAATTCGTCGAATTAATGAACAGCATGTAGATGATATGGCCGTTCCCCCTCTTAGTATCTGTTCTGGACGCCCCCAGCCTTACGTGGAAGCTGTGGCGCAGTGGTTGGGAATTCGCCATCCGGTATCCTTTGAAAGCGCAGGTATCTTTCATATCGATAAAAGCGAAATTGAGTTTTTACCGGTTTTCAACCGAAAAGCGGAAAAACAGGTACACGAGCTTAAGCAATGGTTGAAGGATGAAATTATCGCAGACTATTCAGGGATGATGCTTGAGTTTACGAAGCGGATGGATGCTGGTATCATACATGCGGAAAAGGAGGTTATAGATGAAGCTTATCCTAAAATAACCTCGTATATATCAGATCGCTATCCATTATTTGAAGCTCATAAAACAGATGTATCCGTAAATGTTATACTATCGGATAATAACAAAAGAAATGGAGTGCTCACGCTTTGTGAACGATTTGGAATAAAGCCGGAAGAAGCCGCTTATATCGGAGATAGCAGTGGAGATATTCCCGCACTTGAAGTTGTTGGAAGGCCCTTTGCTCCGTCAAATGCAGCAGATGTTGTCAAGGACCATGCCGAGGTTTTGGATCTTGAGGTCACGGAAGCCGTGCTAAAGGCTTATCGTCTTATTATCCGGGAAAACCGGGAAGTACTTTCTGAAAAATTATCCGGTTAA
- the uxaC gene encoding glucuronate isomerase — translation MKTFFTKNFLLETETAKKLYHDHAAPQPIIDYHCHLPPNDIASDKNFNNLTGIWLDGDHYKWRAMRTLGIDEKYITGDAPDKEKFLKWAHTVPYTMRNPLYHWTHMELKRYFGIDKLLNDDTAEEIYDSCTEMLQKPSFSTQSLIKKNNVEIICTTDDPVDSLNQHKEMRQQSFDTTVLPAFRPDEAYSFSNVEEYNDYLDQLSEVSNTNIESLTDLLSALENRIDYFHSQGCRLADHGLENIPYADLSLQELEEGFKQIRNRTRISDSQKKGLTYYLLLELGKMYEQRDWVQQYHLGALRDTNERMRRKLGPDTGFDSIGDFPQSRNLARILNELDSTNQLAKTILYNLNPRDNEVMATMIGNYNDGSTRGKMQFGSAWWFLDQKDGMEKQLNTLSNMSLLSCFIGMLTDSRSFLSYPRHEYFRRILCNLIGNDVEKGLLPNDLDWLGKIVSDVSYNNAKEYFTFPEK, via the coding sequence ATGAAAACTTTTTTTACAAAAAATTTTTTACTGGAAACGGAGACTGCAAAGAAGTTATACCATGATCATGCCGCTCCACAGCCAATTATAGATTACCATTGCCATCTTCCTCCTAACGACATTGCCAGCGATAAAAATTTTAATAACTTAACCGGTATCTGGCTCGATGGAGATCATTATAAATGGCGGGCCATGAGAACCCTGGGAATTGATGAAAAATATATCACCGGTGATGCCCCAGATAAGGAAAAGTTTCTCAAATGGGCTCATACGGTACCCTATACTATGCGAAATCCATTGTATCACTGGACCCACATGGAGCTAAAAAGGTACTTTGGAATTGATAAGCTTCTCAATGATGATACTGCCGAAGAAATCTATGACTCATGTACTGAAATGCTACAAAAACCCTCATTCAGTACGCAAAGCCTTATCAAAAAAAATAATGTAGAAATTATTTGTACGACCGATGATCCGGTGGACTCGCTGAATCAACACAAAGAGATGAGACAACAATCCTTTGATACTACGGTCCTACCCGCTTTTCGTCCGGATGAAGCTTATTCCTTTAGCAATGTAGAAGAATACAATGATTATCTTGACCAGCTGAGCGAAGTTTCCAATACGAATATTGAAAGTCTGACCGACCTTCTTAGTGCACTGGAAAACAGAATTGATTATTTCCACAGCCAGGGATGCCGCCTAGCCGATCACGGACTTGAGAATATACCCTATGCCGACCTCTCCCTGCAAGAACTTGAAGAAGGGTTTAAGCAAATCCGAAACCGCACTAGAATTTCTGATAGCCAGAAAAAAGGACTCACCTATTATCTGCTGCTTGAACTCGGCAAAATGTATGAACAAAGAGACTGGGTACAGCAGTATCATTTGGGTGCACTGCGCGATACTAATGAACGGATGCGTCGCAAACTAGGTCCGGATACCGGTTTTGATTCTATCGGCGATTTCCCTCAAAGTCGTAATCTGGCGCGTATCTTAAATGAACTCGACTCTACCAATCAGCTGGCTAAAACAATTCTCTACAACCTGAATCCGCGGGATAACGAAGTGATGGCTACGATGATCGGTAATTATAATGATGGTTCCACCCGGGGAAAAATGCAGTTCGGTTCAGCCTGGTGGTTTCTGGATCAAAAGGATGGGATGGAAAAACAGCTAAATACGTTATCCAACATGAGCTTACTTAGCTGCTTCATCGGTATGCTAACCGATTCCAGAAGCTTTTTATCTTATCCCAGACATGAATATTTCCGGCGAATTTTATGTAATCTTATCGGCAATGATGTAGAAAAGGGGCTTCTGCCCAATGACTTGGACTGGCTTGGTAAAATAGTTTCAGATGTTAGTTATAATAATGCGAAAGAATACTTTACCTTTCCAGAAAAATAA
- the uxuA gene encoding mannonate dehydratase, producing MHFEQTWRWFGSYDTIPLTDIKQTGATGIVTALHHIPHGEVWPVEEIENRKKVIEDTGLQWSVVESVPVHEDIKKQAGSYKSYIENYKGTIRNLSECGIDTICYNFMPLTDWTRTTINQPLDDGSTALRFDATAFAAFELFVLKRDGAQKDYSKEEQEKAERYFESLDTDKITQLTETILLGLPGDEEMTVEKFRTLLEEYQNIDDQKLRSHLYSFLQEIIPVAEEHEVRMAIHPDDPPCSLFGLPRIVSTEEDARQLLETVDSPYNGLTFCTGSYGARADNHLADMVERLGHRINFIHLRSVKRDDDGSFQEARHLEGDAGMFEVMLALIKEQQRRASEGREDITIPMRPDHGHRLLDDLHRESYPGYSGLGRLRGLAELRGLEMGIRKSLKLSG from the coding sequence ATGCACTTTGAACAGACTTGGCGCTGGTTCGGCTCCTACGATACCATACCTTTAACAGATATTAAACAAACAGGCGCCACCGGTATTGTCACGGCCCTTCACCATATCCCGCATGGAGAAGTATGGCCTGTTGAAGAGATAGAAAATCGAAAGAAAGTTATTGAAGATACCGGCCTGCAGTGGTCCGTAGTGGAAAGTGTACCCGTCCACGAAGACATTAAAAAACAGGCCGGCAGTTATAAAAGTTATATCGAAAATTATAAAGGGACGATCCGAAACCTGTCAGAATGCGGCATTGATACGATCTGTTACAACTTTATGCCGCTTACCGACTGGACACGCACCACCATCAACCAGCCACTGGATGACGGTTCTACCGCCCTGCGTTTTGATGCCACAGCCTTTGCTGCTTTTGAGCTCTTTGTTTTAAAAAGAGATGGTGCCCAAAAGGATTACTCAAAAGAAGAACAAGAAAAAGCAGAACGCTATTTTGAATCTCTTGATACGGATAAGATTACCCAGCTGACAGAAACCATTCTCTTAGGCCTGCCCGGTGACGAAGAAATGACCGTCGAAAAGTTCCGGACCCTCTTAGAGGAATACCAGAATATCGATGATCAAAAATTGCGTTCCCATCTGTATTCTTTTCTACAGGAAATAATACCGGTAGCTGAAGAACATGAGGTCCGAATGGCAATCCATCCAGACGACCCTCCCTGTTCTCTATTTGGACTTCCCCGTATTGTAAGTACCGAAGAAGATGCTCGACAGTTGCTGGAAACCGTTGACTCCCCATATAATGGTCTGACCTTCTGTACCGGCTCCTACGGCGCCCGTGCTGATAACCACTTGGCAGATATGGTTGAAAGATTAGGCCACCGGATTAACTTTATCCATTTGCGCAGCGTTAAAAGAGATGATGACGGAAGCTTCCAGGAAGCACGTCATCTTGAAGGAGATGCAGGAATGTTCGAAGTCATGCTTGCGCTCATAAAGGAACAACAGCGCCGGGCCTCCGAAGGAAGGGAAGATATTACTATTCCCATGCGGCCGGATCATGGACACCGACTACTGGATGACCTGCATCGAGAGTCCTATCCCGGCTATTCTGGCTTGGGTCGTCTCCGGGGGTTGGCGGAATTAAGAGGATTGGAGATGGGTATTCGTAAATCTCTCAAATTATCGGGTTAA
- a CDS encoding bifunctional 4-hydroxy-2-oxoglutarate aldolase/2-dehydro-3-deoxy-phosphogluconate aldolase, with protein MARFKRTHVASVMESSGLVPLFYHNDIEVSKKVLRACYKGGARLLEFTNRGDFAHEVFGELNKFAAKELPEMILGVGSVADAGTASLYIQLGANFIVSPMLKEDVGKTCNRRKVLWSPGCGTLSEINYAEELGAEIVKIFPGSQLGPGFIKAVKGPCPWTSIMPTGGVTAEEENLRSWFEAGATCVGMGSKLVTKEFLNSKDFEGLEEHVRNTLALIKEIRS; from the coding sequence ATGGCTCGATTTAAACGTACTCATGTAGCATCAGTAATGGAATCTTCTGGCTTAGTTCCGCTTTTTTACCATAACGATATAGAAGTCAGTAAAAAAGTATTGCGTGCCTGTTACAAGGGCGGAGCACGGCTGCTGGAGTTTACCAACCGAGGAGACTTTGCCCACGAAGTTTTTGGGGAGCTTAACAAGTTTGCAGCAAAAGAATTACCAGAAATGATTCTCGGTGTTGGTTCTGTTGCAGATGCCGGAACTGCCTCACTTTATATTCAATTGGGAGCTAATTTTATTGTTAGCCCTATGCTTAAGGAAGATGTCGGTAAAACTTGCAATCGTCGAAAAGTTCTCTGGTCCCCCGGCTGCGGTACTCTTTCTGAAATTAATTATGCTGAAGAACTCGGAGCAGAAATCGTCAAGATATTTCCTGGCAGCCAACTGGGCCCTGGCTTTATCAAAGCCGTTAAAGGTCCTTGTCCGTGGACCAGTATCATGCCTACCGGCGGGGTTACCGCAGAAGAAGAAAATCTGCGCAGTTGGTTTGAAGCCGGAGCTACTTGTGTGGGAATGGGATCAAAACTTGTCACTAAGGAATTCCTCAACAGCAAAGACTTTGAAGGGCTTGAAGAGCATGTGCGCAACACGCTGGCACTTATTAAAGAAATTAGGTCGTAG
- a CDS encoding sugar kinase: MKKVITFGEIMLRLSPPGKLRFSQANSFDIIYGGGESNVAVSLANYGVPVEFVTRLPENDIGQCAMMQMRKRGVGTDHIAWGGERLGIYFLETGAVSRGSKVIYDRAHSAISQIEKGTIDWEKVFDGAGWFHWTGITPALSQGAADVCLEAIQAANELGVTVSTDLNYRAKLWNYGKEPGEVMPELVEGCDIILGNEEDAEKHFGIHPESVDVTQGDSVEAEAYRATCEALMERFPRAQKVITTLRGSISASHNSWSGVLYNGDEFLEAPTYQITHIVDRVGGGDSFMGGLIYGLLTYDTDQEALEFAVAASCLKHTIYGDANLSTVPEVEKLMEGDASGRVSR; this comes from the coding sequence ATGAAAAAAGTAATTACATTTGGCGAAATTATGTTGCGGCTCTCACCACCTGGAAAACTTCGGTTTTCACAGGCTAACTCATTTGATATTATCTATGGTGGTGGAGAATCAAATGTTGCCGTTTCACTTGCAAATTATGGAGTACCGGTAGAATTTGTGACTCGTCTCCCCGAAAACGATATTGGACAGTGTGCGATGATGCAAATGCGCAAACGCGGGGTTGGTACTGATCATATTGCCTGGGGCGGAGAACGTTTAGGTATCTATTTTTTAGAAACCGGAGCTGTAAGCCGTGGAAGCAAGGTTATTTATGATCGTGCTCATTCGGCTATTTCACAAATAGAGAAAGGAACTATCGATTGGGAAAAAGTCTTTGACGGAGCCGGCTGGTTTCATTGGACTGGTATTACCCCGGCACTCTCCCAGGGAGCGGCTGACGTTTGCCTTGAAGCGATCCAGGCTGCCAACGAGCTGGGGGTAACTGTTTCAACAGATCTAAACTATCGAGCAAAGCTATGGAATTACGGCAAGGAACCTGGAGAAGTTATGCCCGAGCTTGTGGAGGGTTGTGATATCATTTTAGGCAATGAGGAAGACGCTGAAAAACATTTTGGAATTCATCCGGAAAGTGTAGACGTAACACAAGGTGATTCTGTTGAAGCCGAGGCTTACCGGGCTACCTGCGAAGCACTTATGGAACGATTTCCAAGAGCTCAAAAGGTAATTACAACTCTGCGCGGCTCTATCAGTGCTTCCCATAACAGCTGGTCCGGTGTGTTATACAACGGTGATGAGTTTTTAGAAGCACCCACTTATCAGATTACCCATATTGTGGACCGAGTGGGAGGTGGTGACTCTTTTATGGGTGGTCTTATTTATGGCCTTTTAACGTATGATACTGATCAAGAGGCCCTGGAGTTTGCTGTAGCAGCTTCCTGTCTAAAGCATACTATTTATGGGGATGCCAACCTGTCGACTGTACCAGAAGTTGAGAAGCTTATGGAAGGTGATGCTTCCGGACGGGTATCTCGATAA
- a CDS encoding VWA domain-containing protein, which produces MSQQREEYFGKELFQKLRTGFWPLGNRIRQLSLYVGLTLLIIAAAGPKIGTEVREVKRQGVDLLVALDLSASMNAEDVKPSRLEKAKYEIDRLIEKLEGDRVGLIVFTGEAYLQSPMTLDYSALRMFLNIAETNQMPSSSTDFSAAMETAAEAFSDGEESESENQASKVLLIISDGENHGDSYDASLQALREENVSIYTLGLGTEAGTNIPLYDESGSLIGYKRNSEGQVITTQLQTDVLQDIANEGNGEYYEIRSGSSGIDAFLGRLDELQQGEFASQEYADYKNQYQWLTGIGLAFLLLGMIFPYYKSS; this is translated from the coding sequence ATGAGCCAACAAAGGGAAGAGTATTTTGGCAAAGAGCTTTTCCAGAAACTTCGCACGGGATTTTGGCCTTTGGGAAATCGTATTCGTCAACTAAGCTTGTATGTGGGTTTAACCCTCCTTATTATTGCTGCAGCAGGTCCAAAGATAGGTACAGAGGTCCGAGAAGTGAAAAGACAAGGAGTAGATCTGCTTGTGGCGTTAGACCTCTCTGCCAGCATGAATGCCGAAGATGTGAAGCCAAGCCGACTAGAAAAAGCAAAGTATGAGATAGACCGACTTATTGAGAAGCTAGAAGGAGATCGGGTGGGTCTTATTGTATTCACCGGCGAGGCTTACTTGCAATCCCCCATGACATTGGACTATTCTGCCTTGAGGATGTTTTTAAATATTGCCGAAACTAACCAAATGCCGTCTTCTTCCACCGATTTTAGTGCAGCTATGGAAACAGCAGCAGAAGCTTTTTCGGATGGAGAAGAATCAGAATCGGAAAATCAGGCATCCAAAGTGCTCCTTATTATTTCCGATGGTGAAAATCATGGAGATAGTTATGATGCTAGCCTGCAGGCACTGCGTGAGGAAAATGTATCCATTTATACTTTAGGATTGGGAACAGAGGCAGGGACTAACATTCCCTTGTATGATGAATCGGGATCTCTTATTGGATATAAAAGAAACAGCGAGGGGCAGGTTATAACTACCCAGCTTCAAACGGATGTGCTGCAAGATATAGCAAATGAGGGCAATGGTGAGTATTATGAAATTCGCAGCGGTAGTTCAGGAATTGATGCTTTCCTGGGCCGGCTTGATGAACTTCAGCAGGGAGAGTTTGCCAGCCAAGAGTATGCCGATTATAAAAACCAGTACCAATGGTTAACAGGTATTGGTTTAGCATTTTTACTGCTGGGTATGATTTTCCCCTATTATAAATCTTCATAA
- a CDS encoding sugar kinase translates to MKKVITFGEIMMRLSPPKNLRFSQADSFNIVFGGGASNVAVSLANFGIPTQFVSRLPDNDFGQRAIMELRKYGVGTDYIARGGKRLGLYFLEKGAVSRGGKVVYDRNHSAISEIKRGMINWEKVFGNAQWFHWSGITPAISQQAANVCLEALNTAQELGITISTDLNYRSKLWNYGKSPSEVMPELVEKCDIILGGSYAAKKYFDIDSNDNNSEEGTYRSTCIKLMDRFPKARVIATSLREVISASHNNWSGVLYNGKKFIKAPDYQITHIVDRVGGGDSFMGGLIYGLLTYETDQEAIDFSTAASCLKHTIPGDINLSFTNEVEKLMKGDKSGRVAR, encoded by the coding sequence ATGAAAAAAGTAATCACCTTTGGAGAAATTATGATGCGGCTTTCTCCGCCGAAGAATCTTCGGTTTTCACAAGCCGATTCTTTTAATATTGTGTTTGGAGGGGGAGCTTCCAATGTAGCTGTATCGTTAGCTAATTTTGGTATTCCTACTCAATTTGTAAGCCGTTTACCCGATAATGATTTCGGACAACGTGCCATAATGGAGCTTAGAAAGTACGGGGTAGGAACTGATTATATTGCCAGAGGAGGTAAAAGACTTGGTTTATATTTTTTGGAGAAAGGAGCGGTAAGCCGTGGTGGAAAGGTTGTCTATGACCGGAACCACTCGGCAATATCAGAAATCAAACGAGGCATGATCAACTGGGAGAAAGTGTTCGGTAATGCTCAATGGTTTCATTGGTCGGGCATTACTCCAGCTATTTCTCAGCAAGCTGCTAATGTTTGTCTCGAAGCACTCAATACTGCACAAGAGCTGGGAATCACTATATCTACCGATCTAAATTATCGTTCCAAGCTTTGGAACTATGGTAAAAGCCCTTCTGAGGTAATGCCGGAGCTTGTTGAAAAATGTGATATTATTCTTGGTGGTAGCTATGCTGCCAAAAAGTATTTTGATATTGATTCTAATGATAATAACTCTGAAGAAGGAACCTATCGATCTACTTGCATAAAGCTAATGGACCGCTTTCCAAAAGCACGTGTAATTGCAACAAGTCTTCGGGAAGTAATAAGCGCTTCCCATAATAACTGGTCGGGAGTCCTTTATAATGGAAAGAAGTTTATTAAGGCTCCTGACTATCAAATCACTCATATTGTTGATCGAGTAGGTGGAGGGGATTCCTTTATGGGAGGTCTTATTTATGGACTCTTGACGTATGAGACTGATCAGGAAGCTATAGATTTTTCGACTGCCGCCTCCTGTCTGAAGCATACTATTCCTGGTGACATTAATCTTTCTTTTACAAATGAAGTTGAAAAACTGATGAAAGGAGATAAATCAGGGCGGGTAGCTCGATAA